A genomic segment from Fundulus heteroclitus isolate FHET01 chromosome 6, MU-UCD_Fhet_4.1, whole genome shotgun sequence encodes:
- the map6d1 gene encoding microtubule-associated protein 6 homolog yields the protein MAWPCISRVCCLARFWNQFDKSDLSVPLTIQNYSDISEQEVRSVTKQLSDSENSYNPQEQCVRGSPQAPRDGTRGPSRARREPSYKPREDYHPPGVPFPSVTQYKQDFKPWPIPRKDNFPWIGNGGARGDGAAHGTVNSHPVQAQVAERRGDRLEQQAMEEKTSSYRQEYRPWTGAKPARSARRAPPAQYSSPGTEATAIPRETSYQAAYSGEASRAMSGHKAELIPQTAASNIPPPSVTQHNPAAPPAGSFLSSPGLQQSILPESTEHSGATKREEHLVRTKLPPNPSAVFQSGSRVFNI from the exons ATGGCTTGGCCGTGCATCAGCAGAGTGTGCTGCCTGGCTCGCTTCTGGAACCAGTTCGACAAGTCGGACCTCTCCGTCCCTCTGACCATCCAGAACTACTCGGACATCTCCGAGCAGGAGGtgcgctccgtcaccaagcagCTCTCCGACTCGGAGAACAGCTACAACCCCCAGGAGCAGTGCGTAAGGGGCTCCCCTCAAGCGCCCCGGGATGGTACCCGGGGACCCTCCAGGGCGCGGAGGGAGCCCAGCTACAAGCCCAGGGAGGACTACCACCCGCCCGGGGTGCCGTTCCCCAGCGTCACCCAGTACAAGCAGGATTTCAAACCCTGGCCCATACCCAGGAAGGATAATTTCCCCTGGATCGGAAACGGGGGCGCCAGGGGGGACGGTGCTGCCCACGGCACCGTGAACAGTCACCCCGTCCAGGCGCAGGTGGCGGAGAGGCGCGGGGACAGGTTGGAGCAGCAGGCGATGGAGGAGAAGACCAGCTCATACAG GCAAGAGTACAGGCCATGGACAGGGGCGAAACCAGCCAGAAGTGCAAGGAGAGCCCCCCCGGCTCAGTACTCCAGCCCAGGGACAGAGGCCACCGCCATCCCACGTGAGACCAGCTACCAGGCCGCCTACAGCGGGGAGGCCAGCAGGGCGATGAGTGGGCACAAGGCTGAACTCATCCCCCAAACGGCTGCCTCCAACATCCCGCCACCCTCCGTCACTCAGCACAACCCGGCTGCCCCGCCAGCCGGCAGCTTCCTGAGCTCCCCCGGCCTCCAGCAGAGCATCCTGCCAGAGAGCACCGAGCACAGTGGGGCAACCAAGAGAGAG GAGCATCTGGTGAGGACCAAACTGCCGCCGAACCCTTCTGCCGTCTTTCAAAGCGGATCGAGGGTCTTCAACATCTGA